One segment of Peromyscus leucopus breed LL Stock chromosome 5, UCI_PerLeu_2.1, whole genome shotgun sequence DNA contains the following:
- the Lrrc29 gene encoding leucine-rich repeat-containing protein 29 isoform X3, whose translation MLTYILSFLPLSDQKEASLVSRAWYCAAQNALRETNVRYNIPVSSASLSAIKNLGLRGISHISLTNLDGSPASHQVLQSVAYHLGPHLESLCLGGGSPTEASFLALILGCPVLRTLDLSGCNSLFTSGTLLAQPETAQCVRKALSGLRDLNLACLRDLTDLSFNHLSGCFPSLERLSLAYCHLTFELGPTWGSITPQVSSPSQLSFHNLLQFVKERAGRLRALDLSGTGLPPEALQALGQVTGLQLEELSLHSCRDLSSEAVATLCHQQPGITSLDLSGCSELTDRALLAVSRGLQHLRHLSLRKLQRLTDAGCAALGALHELQSLDMAECCLVSGRELAKVLGSVHRAPLALTSLRLAYCSSLKDASVLSMIPALGPSLKVLDLSSCVALTNQTVQAICTYLVHLSVLHLAWCKELQDWGLLGLKEPSEEPMLSPQLPQEAENQAPDPQEPNSESQGPSLLMLQALQELDLTACSKLTDASLAKVLQFPQLRQLSLSLLPALTDIGLVAVARGCPSLERLALSHCSHLSDEGWAQAARFWPRLQHLNLSCCSQLTEQTLDTIGQACKQLRVLDVAMCPGINMAAVRHFQAQLPQVTCIQSRFVGGADLTLTL comes from the exons ACAAATGTGCGGTACAACAttcctgtgtcctctgcctcACTCTCGGCCATCAAGAACTTGGGCCTCAGGGGCATTTCACACATCAGCTTGACCAATCTGGATGGCTCACCAGCTTCGCACCAGGTACTGCAGTCTGTTGCTTACCACTTAGGCCCACACCTGGAGAGCCTTTGCCTGGGTGGGGGCAGCCCCACAGAGGCATCCTTCTTGGCCCTGATCCTGGGATGCCCAGTCCTGCGCACCCTTGATCTCAGCGGCTGCAACAGTCTTTTCACATCAGGCACTCTGCTGGCTCAGCCTGAGACAGCGCAGTGTGTCCGAAAGGCATTGAGTGGCCTTCGTGATCTTAACCTGGCTTGCCTGCGTGACCTGACTGACCTCAGCTTCAACCATCTCAGTGGTTGTTTCCCCAGCCTGGAGCGCCTCTCCTTGGCCTACTGCCATCTTACCTTTGAGTTAGGCCCAACCTGGGGCTCCATTACCCCGcaggtttcctctccctcccagctTTCCTTCCACAACCTGCTTCAGTTCGTCAAAGAGCGAGCTGGTAGGCTGCGTGCCCTAGACCTTAGTGGTACTGGCTTGCCACCTGAGGCCCTACAAGCCCTGGGCCAAGTGACTGGATTGCAGCTGGAGGAGCTGAGCTTACACAGCTGTAGAGACCTCTCCTCAGAGGCTGTGGCCACCCTGTGCCACCAGCAGCCTGGTATTACTTCCCTGGACCTCAGTGGCTGCTCAGAGCTGACTGACAGGGCACTCTTGGCTGTGAGCCGAGGCCTCCAACACCTGCGGCACTTGAGTCTGAGGAAGCTGCAGCGGCTGACCGATGCAGGTTGTGCAGCCCTGGGGGCCCTGCATGAACTGCAGAGCCTGGACATGGCTGAGTGCTGTCTTGTGAGCGGTCGGGAACTGGCCAAGGTCCTAGGCTCAGTTCACAGAGCTCCACTTGCACTGACTTCTCTCAGGCTGGCTTACTGCTCTTCACTGAAG GATGCCTCAGTGCTCtccatgatcccagcactgggcccAAGCCTCAAAGTGCTGGACTTGTCCTCCTGTGTGGCCCTCACTAACCAGACCGTGCAGGCCATCTGTACCTACCTTGTTCACCTGTCAGTCCTGCACCTGGCCTGGTGCAAGGAGCTCCAGGACTGGGGGCTTTTGGGGCTGAAGGAGCCAAGTGAGGAGCCTATGCTAAGTCCCCAG CTACCCCAAGAGGCGGAAAATCAGGCCCCAGACCCTCAGGAGCCTAATTCTGAGTCACAGGGCCCCTCCCTGCTCATGCTTCAGGCCCTGCAGGAGTTGGACCTCACGGCCTGCAGCAAACTGACTGATGCCAGTTTGGCCAAG GTGCTCCAGTTCCCTCAGCTGAGGCAGTTATCATTGAGCCTACTGCCAGCACTCACAGACATAGGCTTGGTAGCTGTGGCTAGGGGCTGTCCCAGCCTGGAGCGCTTGGCATTGAGTCACTGCAGCCACCTCAGTGATGAGGGATGGGCCCAGGCAGCCAGGTTCTGGCCAAGGCTGCAGCACCTCAACCTGTCCTGTTGCAGTCAGCTCACAGAGCA AACTCTGGATACCATTGGGCAGGCATGCAAGCAGCTTCGAGTGTTGGATGTGGCCATGTGTCCTGGTATCAACATGGCAGCCGTCAGGCACTTTCAAGCACAGCTGCCTCAGGTGACCTGCATCCAGTCCCGCTTTGTGGGAGGGGCTGACCTGACCCTGACGCTTTGA
- the Lrrc29 gene encoding leucine-rich repeat-containing protein 29 isoform X2: MADSLPLEMLTYILSFLPLSDQKEASLVSRAWYCAAQNALRETNVRYNIPVSSASLSAIKNLGLRGISHISLTNLDGSPASHQVLQSVAYHLGPHLESLCLGGGSPTEASFLALILGCPVLRTLDLSGCNSLFTSGTLLAQPETAQCVRKALSGLRDLNLACLRDLTDLSFNHLSGCFPSLERLSLAYCHLTFELGPTWGSITPQVSSPSQLSFHNLLQFVKERAGRLRALDLSGTGLPPEALQALGQVTGLQLEELSLHSCRDLSSEAVATLCHQQPGITSLDLSGCSELTDRALLAVSRGLQHLRHLSLRKLQRLTDAGCAALGALHELQSLDMAECCLVSGRELAKVLGSVHRAPLALTSLRLAYCSSLKDASVLSMIPALGPSLKVLDLSSCVALTNQTVQAICTYLVHLSVLHLAWCKELQDWGLLGLKEPSEEPMLSPQLPQEAENQAPDPQEPNSESQGPSLLMLQALQELDLTACSKLTDASLAKVLQFPQLRQLSLSLLPALTDIGLVAVARGCPSLERLALSHCSHLSDEGWAQAARFWPRLQHLNLSCCSQLTEQTLDTIGQACKQLRVLDVAMCPGINMAAVRHFQAQLPQVTCIQSRFVGGADLTLTL; encoded by the exons ACAAATGTGCGGTACAACAttcctgtgtcctctgcctcACTCTCGGCCATCAAGAACTTGGGCCTCAGGGGCATTTCACACATCAGCTTGACCAATCTGGATGGCTCACCAGCTTCGCACCAGGTACTGCAGTCTGTTGCTTACCACTTAGGCCCACACCTGGAGAGCCTTTGCCTGGGTGGGGGCAGCCCCACAGAGGCATCCTTCTTGGCCCTGATCCTGGGATGCCCAGTCCTGCGCACCCTTGATCTCAGCGGCTGCAACAGTCTTTTCACATCAGGCACTCTGCTGGCTCAGCCTGAGACAGCGCAGTGTGTCCGAAAGGCATTGAGTGGCCTTCGTGATCTTAACCTGGCTTGCCTGCGTGACCTGACTGACCTCAGCTTCAACCATCTCAGTGGTTGTTTCCCCAGCCTGGAGCGCCTCTCCTTGGCCTACTGCCATCTTACCTTTGAGTTAGGCCCAACCTGGGGCTCCATTACCCCGcaggtttcctctccctcccagctTTCCTTCCACAACCTGCTTCAGTTCGTCAAAGAGCGAGCTGGTAGGCTGCGTGCCCTAGACCTTAGTGGTACTGGCTTGCCACCTGAGGCCCTACAAGCCCTGGGCCAAGTGACTGGATTGCAGCTGGAGGAGCTGAGCTTACACAGCTGTAGAGACCTCTCCTCAGAGGCTGTGGCCACCCTGTGCCACCAGCAGCCTGGTATTACTTCCCTGGACCTCAGTGGCTGCTCAGAGCTGACTGACAGGGCACTCTTGGCTGTGAGCCGAGGCCTCCAACACCTGCGGCACTTGAGTCTGAGGAAGCTGCAGCGGCTGACCGATGCAGGTTGTGCAGCCCTGGGGGCCCTGCATGAACTGCAGAGCCTGGACATGGCTGAGTGCTGTCTTGTGAGCGGTCGGGAACTGGCCAAGGTCCTAGGCTCAGTTCACAGAGCTCCACTTGCACTGACTTCTCTCAGGCTGGCTTACTGCTCTTCACTGAAG GATGCCTCAGTGCTCtccatgatcccagcactgggcccAAGCCTCAAAGTGCTGGACTTGTCCTCCTGTGTGGCCCTCACTAACCAGACCGTGCAGGCCATCTGTACCTACCTTGTTCACCTGTCAGTCCTGCACCTGGCCTGGTGCAAGGAGCTCCAGGACTGGGGGCTTTTGGGGCTGAAGGAGCCAAGTGAGGAGCCTATGCTAAGTCCCCAG CTACCCCAAGAGGCGGAAAATCAGGCCCCAGACCCTCAGGAGCCTAATTCTGAGTCACAGGGCCCCTCCCTGCTCATGCTTCAGGCCCTGCAGGAGTTGGACCTCACGGCCTGCAGCAAACTGACTGATGCCAGTTTGGCCAAG GTGCTCCAGTTCCCTCAGCTGAGGCAGTTATCATTGAGCCTACTGCCAGCACTCACAGACATAGGCTTGGTAGCTGTGGCTAGGGGCTGTCCCAGCCTGGAGCGCTTGGCATTGAGTCACTGCAGCCACCTCAGTGATGAGGGATGGGCCCAGGCAGCCAGGTTCTGGCCAAGGCTGCAGCACCTCAACCTGTCCTGTTGCAGTCAGCTCACAGAGCA AACTCTGGATACCATTGGGCAGGCATGCAAGCAGCTTCGAGTGTTGGATGTGGCCATGTGTCCTGGTATCAACATGGCAGCCGTCAGGCACTTTCAAGCACAGCTGCCTCAGGTGACCTGCATCCAGTCCCGCTTTGTGGGAGGGGCTGACCTGACCCTGACGCTTTGA